Part of the Cyanobacterium stanieri LEGE 03274 genome is shown below.
AAACCTTGAATAGTAACATCTAATCTTTGAGCCACATCCACCACCAAACTAGGCTGACTCAAATTCTCATTCAAATCCTCAGCCCATAACCCTGCCAATTCCGACACCGACACATTAAAATCAAGGGCATCTTGAGTCGTAACAGTCATCAAAACTCGATTATTAACCCTCAATAAAGCACTACTACCATCACCATTAACCGTGACTTCCACCGAATTAAAAGAATTGGATTGACTCAATAAACTGGCAATACGACGATTTATCGTTCTAGCCCTTTCCGTGGCCGTGATATTCGCCAAACCCCCCACCTGAAAGATGGGCTTTCCACGCACCACCACATCAGCAAAAAAAACATTCTCCTCCAAACTCTCCACCGATGATTCTTGTGCCTTTACCGCCCATAAATGAGAGTAAAAAAATGGACTAAAATAAGTTAGGAAAACAAATCCCAAAATATAATATTTTTTCATAAAATAAATCCATCAAAACATAGATATAAAATGTCAAAAAAAATTCATATCGCCATTTCAACAGATAACCTCCCTGAAAGCATTAAAGACTATAATAAACGTTTATCCGCTTCACCGATTATAGTTATTGAAAATCAATACGCCCTTTGGGAAACAGAAAGCATAAACTTTTCTGTCAGGGTAGATAAAAATGTTCCCTCGGGTAGTTTAAGACATCTAGGGTGGCAAGATTCCACCGCTCAAGAATTTAGTCAAGAAACAGACGTTAACGGAATCACTTGGGAGAGATTTAATCGACAAAATCAGTTAGACGAAATCAATCAACTGAAATTAAATTCTTGAAAAAATATTGGCATCAAATCAAACACAGTGAGGCTGCGAAGATACAATCTATTTATAACAAATTATCCGAACTTGATATTACTCATAATGTGACCAAAGAGAAACCACTTTGACTTTTTTGTTATTTTCATCAATAGTATAAACAAGACGATGTTTAATATTAATTCGTCGTGAATAATAACCCCCTAGATTCCCCAATAATTTTTCGTACGGTGGTTCATAGGGATTATCTTTTAATATCTGAAGTAATTGTTTAAGGTTATTATCGAGATTAGCTGATTTTATTTTCTTCGCATCTTTTAAAGCCCTGCGACTAAACTCAATCCTCCACACCATCCAATACCCTCAAAAACTCGTCCTCCGACACCCAATCATCTTCTAATTCTGTTTGTTTTATGGATTCTACTAAACCTGAAATAGACTGTAAATAAAGAGTTTCTTGTAAACTATCCCAATCTTCTTTTGACAACAATACTGCGTCACCATTTTTACTTGTAATAATGCGCGGTATATGGTCTTGGTTTACTTGCTCCACTAAACGAAATAAATTAGATCTAGCTTTACTAGCATTTAGGGTTTCCATATCTGTTTAACTTGATTCTTGTACGTTTTATTGTACCATTTTACTTAAAACTTTATAGGTAGAAAAAAAATAGCTTAAAACATTATTCTTTCTTAACCTGAGTTCGGGATAAAATTTATAGTCTTGTAAAGGTGCCAGGTATCGGGTGTAAGGTATCAGGTTAAGAAATTTACAAAAACTGTAATGTTAATTAATTTTCTGATACTTAGTTCCATCAAGGAACTAACAAAGGCTGGTCGTATTTTAAACCTGTAACCTGTAACCTGCAACCTAACCATACTGA
Proteins encoded:
- a CDS encoding type II toxin-antitoxin system Phd/YefM family antitoxin, with amino-acid sequence METLNASKARSNLFRLVEQVNQDHIPRIITSKNGDAVLLSKEDWDSLQETLYLQSISGLVESIKQTELEDDWVSEDEFLRVLDGVED
- a CDS encoding Txe/YoeB family addiction module toxin, which codes for MVWRIEFSRRALKDAKKIKSANLDNNLKQLLQILKDNPYEPPYEKLLGNLGGYYSRRINIKHRLVYTIDENNKKVKVVSLWSHYE